A genomic region of Brienomyrus brachyistius isolate T26 chromosome 6, BBRACH_0.4, whole genome shotgun sequence contains the following coding sequences:
- the tac3a gene encoding tachykinin-3a isoform X1: MRSSLLLAVLSIMMSFPSCQSSCEEQEIGEPHRSELEIQKGRGLSNIPRELLKRYSDIDYDSFVGLMGRRSSGTNNSPLQKRDMHDVFVGLMGRRSSQTDESRPWRQQYPVRRAGIFFNKCKLRSRQEE, from the exons ATGAGGAGCAGTTTGTTGCTGGCGGTTCTGTCCATCATGATGAGCTTCCCATCCTGTCAGTCCAGCTGCGAAGAGCAGGAGATCGGAGAGCCACACAGATCGGAGCTGGAG ATACAGAAGGGTCGTGGACTGTCTAACATTCCCCGCGAACTTCTGAAACGGTACAGCGATATCGATTATGATAGTTTCGTGGGACTGATGGGCAGAAGAAGCAGCG GCACAAACAACTCACCGCTACAAAAAA GGGATATGCATGATGTCTTTGTGGGACTCATGGGGCGCAGGAGTTCGCAGACGG ATGAATCCCGTCCTTGGAGACAACAGTACCCTGTGAGGAGGGCTGGGATTTTCTTCAATAAATGCAAGCTGAG